A genome region from Gossypium hirsutum isolate 1008001.06 chromosome A04, Gossypium_hirsutum_v2.1, whole genome shotgun sequence includes the following:
- the LOC107934864 gene encoding probable calcium-binding protein CML46 gives MKFHNFMSNLLLCYFQPVFSKPKTCELAPKLNMEINAAMGDSEKLSKSDVKVVMERLGMRYEIERNDGADELLGEMFGDEEPGLEEIKEAFDVFDDNKDGFIDATELQRVLICLGVRGKMVTVEECKRMIRVADEDGDGRVDFNEFLKFMQTCFC, from the coding sequence ATGAAATTCCATAACTTTATGTCAAATTTGCTGCTCTGCTACTTTCAACCCGTATTTTCCAAGCCCAAAACTTGTGAATTAGCTCCAAAGTTGAACATGGAAATCAATGCTGCCATGGGCGACAGTGAGAAACTAAGCAAAAGCGACGTAAAAGTGGTGATGGAAAGGCTGGGAATGAGGTACGAGATAGAGAGGAACGATGGTGCCGATGAGTTGTTGGGTGAAATGTTTGGTGATGAAGAGCCTGGGTTGGAGGAGATTAAGGAAGCGTTTGATGTTTTCGACGATAACAAAGATGGGTTTATCGATGCGACGGAGCTGCAAAGGGTGCTCATTTGCCTAGGCGTGAGAGGGAAGATGGTGACGGTGGAAGAGTGTAAGAGGATGATAAGGGTGGCTGATGAGGATGGAGATGGTAGAGTTGATTTCAATGAGTTTTTGAAATTTATGCAGACTTGTTTTTGTTGA
- the LOC107934866 gene encoding cyclic dof factor 1 isoform X2, whose amino-acid sequence MENRFHKDKHEEMRSEDIKDDSEASSLRSSKNGETTCSQQDTTRKKPDKMLPCPRCNSKATKFCYFNNYNVNQPRHFCKNCQRYWTAGGTMRNVPVGAGRRKTKASSSLHFNHQWFPSKVACFSRPFPWDVPMESYNIPVSPTVLGKHSRDEPNMDSTTLRIIDDGGETNKSSMLTTPMMKTKNTNSGGLFNGFQSKGNDERNYRGVETFSVLRANPAALSRSLNFHEKT is encoded by the coding sequence ATGGAGAACAGATTCCACAAGGATAAACATGAAGAGATGAGATCAGAGGATATAAAAGATGACTCCGAAGCTTCATCCCTGCGAAGCTCTAAGAATGGTGAAACAACATGTTCACAACAAGACACGACAAGGAAGAAGCCTGATAAGATGCTCCCATGTCCACGATGTAATAGCAAGGCAACCAAGTTTTGTTACTTTAACAATTACAACGTCAACCAACCTCGCCATTTCTGTAAAAACTGTCAGAGATATTGGACTGCTGGAGGCACCATGAGGAACGTCCCGGTCGGCGCCGGTCGTCGCAAAACAAAGGCCTCTTCTTCTCTACACTTCAATCATCAATGGTTTCCTTCTAAAGTAGCATGTTTTTCAAGGCCTTTTCCATGGGATGTTCCAATGGAAAGCTATAATATTCCAGTTTCTCCAACGGTACTGGGGAAACATTCAAGGGATGAACCCAACATGGATTCAACAACTTTGAGAATAATAGATGATGGTGGTGAGACCAACAAAAGCTCAATGTTGACAACACCGATGATGAAAACCAAGAACACCAATTCGGGAGGTTTATTCAATGGCTTTCAATCAAAAGGCAACGATGAAAGAAATTACAGAGGTGTAGAAACATTCTCTGTGTTGAGGGCTAACCCGGCAGCATTGTCTCGATCACTCAACTTTCAtgaaaaaacatga
- the LOC107934866 gene encoding cyclic dof factor 1 isoform X1: MSNDHSCAAIKLFGKMIQLLPLNQDEALAGRDDCCDTNLLSSSNSLASMVDQESMENRFHKDKHEEMRSEDIKDDSEASSLRSSKNGETTCSQQDTTRKKPDKMLPCPRCNSKATKFCYFNNYNVNQPRHFCKNCQRYWTAGGTMRNVPVGAGRRKTKASSSLHFNHQWFPSKVACFSRPFPWDVPMESYNIPVSPTVLGKHSRDEPNMDSTTLRIIDDGGETNKSSMLTTPMMKTKNTNSGGLFNGFQSKGNDERNYRGVETFSVLRANPAALSRSLNFHEKT; encoded by the exons ATGTCTAATGATCACTCTTGTGCTGCTATAAAGCTGTTTGGAAAGATGATTCAATTGCTGCCATTAAACCAGGATGAAGCTTTAGCTGGTAGAGATGACTGCTGTGATACAAATCTCCTCTCTTCATCTAATTCTTTAGCATCCATGGTGGACCAG GAATCAATGGAGAACAGATTCCACAAGGATAAACATGAAGAGATGAGATCAGAGGATATAAAAGATGACTCCGAAGCTTCATCCCTGCGAAGCTCTAAGAATGGTGAAACAACATGTTCACAACAAGACACGACAAGGAAGAAGCCTGATAAGATGCTCCCATGTCCACGATGTAATAGCAAGGCAACCAAGTTTTGTTACTTTAACAATTACAACGTCAACCAACCTCGCCATTTCTGTAAAAACTGTCAGAGATATTGGACTGCTGGAGGCACCATGAGGAACGTCCCGGTCGGCGCCGGTCGTCGCAAAACAAAGGCCTCTTCTTCTCTACACTTCAATCATCAATGGTTTCCTTCTAAAGTAGCATGTTTTTCAAGGCCTTTTCCATGGGATGTTCCAATGGAAAGCTATAATATTCCAGTTTCTCCAACGGTACTGGGGAAACATTCAAGGGATGAACCCAACATGGATTCAACAACTTTGAGAATAATAGATGATGGTGGTGAGACCAACAAAAGCTCAATGTTGACAACACCGATGATGAAAACCAAGAACACCAATTCGGGAGGTTTATTCAATGGCTTTCAATCAAAAGGCAACGATGAAAGAAATTACAGAGGTGTAGAAACATTCTCTGTGTTGAGGGCTAACCCGGCAGCATTGTCTCGATCACTCAACTTTCAtgaaaaaacatga